A region from the Salicibibacter cibarius genome encodes:
- a CDS encoding cystatin-like fold lipoprotein — translation MKKKVGMMLISLLMLTACGSGYDDVIDQAVEELQEGPLGESHDDVDVRERSDISVWDDGRYVSIHYYKPNGSNREYFYEVSGDDFNMIGENESNQVRTETPDYQEQFGEEI, via the coding sequence ATGAAAAAGAAAGTGGGGATGATGCTTATCTCTTTATTAATGTTAACAGCTTGTGGATCAGGGTATGATGATGTGATTGATCAAGCTGTAGAAGAATTACAGGAGGGTCCTTTAGGCGAGAGTCATGATGATGTGGATGTTCGTGAAAGATCAGACATTAGTGTGTGGGATGATGGGCGGTATGTGAGCATCCATTATTATAAACCTAATGGAAGTAATCGGGAGTATTTTTATGAAGTTTCCGGAGATGATTTTAACATGATTGGTGAAAATGAATCCAATCAAGTACGTACCGAAACTCCTGATTATCAGGAACAGTTTGGTGAAGAGATTTGA
- a CDS encoding ATP-binding protein, translating into MGVLKTPIKTMMGNLLLTSTGDVWAFYRIQSTSIPKQNEKVVDSYKKNWKQCLEELTDYQDVHFMMYPQEFRLNERLEDLYQDVAMDAEAMATYYMDETVNLLEQRLGRLTKNDFILGVRLKMERINVDAELKENVLSLFSGVTDTIVNLLGWEQHVSASFFEQFREAEGELANVVAMVGGVKLTERELIYVNRFHFLRGLDHDVSEEMDHASPEAITNTMIDPTTPSVLHLHSDEDDGYISFVVVDECHHNMAGSELFYEAQSLPFPVEIDIKAQVESKTKTKTNVNLKKQQLRESAKEQNMIGDETDASVATSDYLVRHLQDEIKKDDVHMINWIAVLIVDGKTKKACLNRAKAVKRHMKSAGMICRVPVADQLLLFYQSLPGKRLDLTHRNWLQKTTQDGVAENFFAVNADVGSKVGYFIGWIDRFDKHTDLAAAIQSSRDPIFYHPFLANQQVKGSKTRSPHVLITGDTGNGKSFLAKLLFLYITMMDVKCLYIDPKKELRKWIRKAMVHPDVKKDYPLFVEHLKTFHFITLDAEDEENWGALDPISFLPPMQAKEMVEMIISQVYSFKGKDDVHTAFLKAITTVIEQKEKGYQVGTTHVIKALTAHEEPAVRKAGAFLAEVTADSVMKLCVHDGSNDALSLDKRISIVEIEHLDLPEATDSIESYTNAQLKSSAVMYALGKYCELFGKTKEERTAEFMDEAWMITANTTGRKVEKQMRRVGRSYNNALFFISQSTKDALREEESGNYGVAFAFDEPNERPDVLTWMNMEATEENIEMLEDMYQGQCLMKDYYGRTAKMSVECLFDEWASAFETVEASAVASAEEKYL; encoded by the coding sequence ATGGGCGTATTAAAAACACCGATCAAAACGATGATGGGGAATTTATTGTTAACGAGCACGGGCGACGTGTGGGCGTTCTATCGTATTCAAAGCACGTCGATTCCCAAGCAGAATGAAAAAGTCGTGGATAGTTATAAAAAGAATTGGAAGCAATGCCTGGAGGAATTAACGGATTATCAGGATGTTCACTTTATGATGTATCCGCAAGAGTTTCGCTTAAACGAACGATTGGAGGACTTGTACCAAGATGTTGCCATGGATGCAGAAGCGATGGCGACGTATTACATGGATGAAACGGTTAACTTGTTGGAACAACGGTTGGGGCGACTCACCAAAAATGATTTTATTTTAGGCGTTCGATTGAAAATGGAACGAATCAACGTGGACGCTGAATTAAAAGAAAATGTGCTTTCGCTTTTTTCGGGTGTGACGGATACGATTGTGAATCTATTAGGATGGGAGCAGCACGTGTCTGCTTCCTTTTTTGAGCAATTTCGGGAAGCCGAAGGCGAGTTAGCGAATGTGGTTGCCATGGTTGGTGGCGTAAAACTAACCGAGCGTGAATTGATTTATGTGAATCGCTTTCACTTTTTACGTGGCTTAGATCATGACGTATCGGAAGAAATGGATCATGCGTCGCCGGAAGCCATTACCAATACCATGATTGATCCGACAACGCCATCTGTGCTTCACCTTCATAGTGATGAAGATGACGGGTATATCTCGTTTGTGGTGGTGGATGAATGTCACCATAACATGGCCGGGAGTGAATTGTTTTATGAAGCCCAATCTCTTCCGTTTCCCGTTGAGATCGATATCAAAGCACAAGTGGAAAGTAAAACCAAAACGAAAACGAATGTCAATCTCAAAAAACAGCAATTACGGGAATCCGCGAAAGAACAGAATATGATTGGTGATGAAACGGATGCATCGGTCGCCACCAGTGATTATTTAGTGCGGCATCTCCAGGATGAGATTAAAAAAGACGACGTTCATATGATCAACTGGATCGCCGTCCTGATTGTGGATGGAAAAACGAAAAAAGCCTGTTTGAATCGTGCCAAAGCCGTTAAACGCCATATGAAATCGGCAGGTATGATTTGTCGTGTGCCTGTTGCGGATCAACTTCTATTGTTCTATCAAAGTTTGCCCGGCAAACGCCTTGATTTAACCCACCGGAATTGGCTCCAAAAAACGACCCAGGATGGGGTAGCGGAAAACTTTTTTGCGGTGAATGCGGATGTCGGTTCAAAGGTCGGATACTTCATTGGATGGATTGATCGGTTTGATAAGCATACCGATTTGGCCGCTGCGATTCAGTCGAGTCGAGACCCGATCTTTTATCACCCGTTTTTAGCGAATCAACAAGTGAAGGGCTCGAAAACGAGATCCCCCCATGTGCTGATCACAGGCGATACCGGCAATGGAAAATCGTTTTTGGCAAAGTTGCTGTTTCTCTATATCACGATGATGGACGTGAAATGTTTATATATTGACCCGAAAAAAGAGTTACGAAAATGGATACGGAAAGCGATGGTCCATCCAGACGTGAAAAAAGATTACCCGTTATTTGTGGAGCATTTGAAAACGTTCCACTTTATTACGCTTGATGCGGAAGACGAAGAAAATTGGGGCGCCTTAGATCCCATTTCCTTTTTGCCGCCGATGCAAGCGAAAGAAATGGTGGAAATGATTATTTCGCAAGTGTATAGCTTTAAGGGCAAAGATGATGTTCACACGGCGTTCTTAAAAGCGATTACGACGGTCATTGAACAAAAAGAGAAAGGCTATCAAGTTGGAACGACACACGTGATTAAAGCATTAACCGCCCATGAGGAACCGGCGGTGCGAAAGGCCGGGGCGTTTTTAGCGGAAGTGACGGCTGATTCCGTCATGAAATTATGTGTGCATGATGGATCAAACGATGCGTTATCGCTGGATAAGCGGATCAGTATCGTTGAAATTGAACATTTAGATTTGCCGGAAGCCACCGACAGTATCGAAAGCTACACGAATGCGCAATTAAAATCCAGTGCGGTGATGTATGCGCTTGGAAAGTATTGTGAACTCTTTGGGAAAACGAAAGAAGAACGAACGGCCGAGTTTATGGATGAGGCATGGATGATCACGGCGAATACCACGGGGCGGAAAGTGGAAAAGCAGATGCGACGAGTGGGGCGAAGTTACAATAATGCCTTGTTTTTCATCTCTCAAAGTACCAAGGATGCCCTACGAGAAGAAGAAAGTGGGAACTATGGGGTCGCCTTTGCCTTTGACGAACCCAACGAACGACCCGACGTTTTAACATGGATGAATATGGAGGCCACGGAAGAAAATATTGAGATGCTTGAGGACATGTACCAAGGGCAATGTTTGATGAAAGATTATTATGGGCGGACAGCGAAAATGAGTGTGGAATGTTTGTTTGATGAATGGGCTTCGGCCTTTGAAACGGTGGAAGCCTCAGCTGTTGCATCCGCTGAAGAAAAATATTTATAG
- a CDS encoding antirestriction protein ArdA translates to MDMHVFIVNLGKYNEGESVGAWFTPPIHMEYVQERIGLNGAYEEYAIHDYELPFDIGEYTPIEEVNRLCEMAEELSGTPMAGAIRELQDYFGSFEELMERQDDIIYYPDCNDMEDVAIYLIEETGILGEIPAQLQGYIDYETFGRDLELSGGFLVTSQGIFEIVH, encoded by the coding sequence ATGGACATGCATGTATTCATTGTGAATCTTGGAAAATATAACGAGGGGGAATCGGTGGGCGCTTGGTTTACCCCGCCGATTCATATGGAGTACGTCCAAGAACGCATCGGTTTGAATGGTGCGTATGAAGAATATGCGATTCACGATTATGAACTTCCGTTTGATATTGGAGAATATACCCCGATTGAGGAAGTCAACCGTCTATGTGAAATGGCGGAAGAATTAAGTGGGACGCCGATGGCAGGGGCGATCAGAGAACTCCAGGATTATTTTGGTAGCTTTGAGGAACTGATGGAGCGACAAGACGATATTATTTATTATCCAGACTGTAACGATATGGAGGATGTAGCCATCTACCTGATTGAAGAAACAGGAATATTGGGCGAAATCCCCGCCCAACTGCAAGGCTATATTGACTATGAAACCTTTGGACGTGATCTTGAATTGAGTGGAGGTTTTCTTGTCACGTCTCAAGGGATTTTTGAAATTGTCCATTAA
- a CDS encoding lysozyme family protein: protein MKGINGLMVGVFGGACFILMVVGMLVMMMGSFLITQENEGNGATDEQDLVCEGNQVNEDVERYEPHFERYTEENGIEDQVDILMAMTMQESGGQLADVMQSSESMGDPVNTINSPEKSIEQGVSYYADMYEQANGDTELAMQAYNMGGGYINYVQDNHDGEHSRDAADAFGEQQASELGWDNYGDEDYVAHVMQYLEDCEEPEQASGDGDWDMPVEQVNVTSEFGMRDHPIHHEPRLHAGTDFGCNMGDAIYAVADGTVQTAVQQNTGLGNNIKLQHGSDEYSVYGHLSNLSVSEGDEVQQGDQVGECGSTGDSTGPHLHLEHHTEPEATNDEKEDPAEILDL, encoded by the coding sequence TTGAAAGGGATCAATGGCCTGATGGTTGGTGTTTTTGGCGGTGCATGTTTCATTTTGATGGTGGTTGGTATGTTAGTGATGATGATGGGGTCGTTTTTGATCACGCAAGAAAATGAAGGCAATGGGGCAACCGATGAGCAAGATTTGGTTTGTGAAGGAAACCAAGTGAATGAGGATGTGGAACGTTATGAGCCTCATTTTGAACGCTATACAGAGGAAAATGGCATTGAAGATCAAGTCGATATTCTCATGGCGATGACAATGCAGGAATCAGGGGGACAATTAGCGGATGTGATGCAATCATCCGAGTCCATGGGTGACCCCGTAAATACCATTAATAGTCCTGAGAAGTCGATTGAACAAGGGGTCTCTTACTATGCGGATATGTATGAACAAGCAAACGGGGACACAGAACTGGCTATGCAGGCCTATAACATGGGGGGCGGCTACATCAACTATGTGCAAGACAATCATGATGGCGAGCATAGTAGAGATGCGGCCGATGCATTTGGTGAACAACAAGCATCGGAATTAGGGTGGGATAATTACGGGGATGAAGATTATGTGGCGCATGTGATGCAGTATTTAGAGGATTGTGAGGAACCCGAGCAAGCATCAGGCGATGGCGATTGGGACATGCCCGTTGAACAGGTGAATGTGACATCGGAATTTGGCATGCGTGATCATCCCATTCATCACGAACCACGGTTACATGCAGGCACGGATTTTGGGTGTAACATGGGTGATGCTATTTATGCCGTGGCAGATGGCACAGTTCAAACCGCCGTTCAGCAAAATACGGGACTCGGGAACAATATCAAACTTCAGCACGGGAGTGATGAATATAGCGTTTATGGTCACTTGAGTAACCTCTCCGTGAGTGAAGGCGATGAGGTACAGCAAGGGGATCAGGTTGGCGAATGTGGATCAACGGGGGATTCGACAGGTCCCCATTTGCACTTGGAACATCATACAGAACCAGAAGCGACGAATGATGAAAAAGAAGATCCTGCAGAGATTTTAGATTTATAG
- a CDS encoding CD3337/EF1877 family mobilome membrane protein produces MWSKRRVVLMLIMGIFLLFPSVGMAFIPGLFESDEDADDVMNPPDTVEEGGVEVESERFPMESYRVNNESNDENIMGIFVSISNAVMTFSGHVVLLVDTVLDELFSLNPIERFAGAINLISQSIYDTLQERFGQLLFLIAMGYITFVIVTKASFREAIRRFMLFIGVLIFAGFWMLNSGFFMQTFNALSLEMQGHLIDAGSGMFHMVDGDGVYDQSGDIDVEDPMDGTIAMMRNVYFELAMKRPYMIVNYGETSENAVNENDAADTEDYGGSQYNRFDRLLAFDSTEDGQALKQQYVEEEEVDQNENSSMGSGAVFTQLGQVLIGLLVALFLGIPFTVLGFLNFLLQLIALALAFFLPFSLILSYIPHFAYSGFKTFFKLLTVFLVKAMLGLIVAFVYVLTFVVETMVPPDTFGLYLANVTVLIFLLMLLMKKRDALVKLITAGRVQSLDGQFMNQVNQRMVNPAMDKVGKTVSAFNPTAGMMIHKMNRMRQPSTERPTPRSSSNAASSQETMDPQSQEQRASQMDQRLEDDQPSNRQYHQPEERRPQKDQKEKKQKKKEKRGDEKKSDASKEASRPDNKKRNKDGSTKRRHKRRSDLEDRPKKRSSKDHADVNQKEKRGDEKKQNAPKEASRSGNKQRNKKGSTKGKRRSDSSNHRKKHASEHHVNMNPKEKRGQPSPKKNQSQKGNDHPKRTPQGRKDEKVEKELKPVDQKDNH; encoded by the coding sequence GTGTGGTCGAAAAGACGCGTGGTCCTCATGCTTATCATGGGGATCTTTTTGCTTTTTCCCTCGGTGGGGATGGCTTTTATCCCCGGATTGTTTGAGAGTGATGAAGATGCCGATGACGTGATGAATCCTCCCGACACGGTCGAAGAAGGCGGTGTGGAGGTGGAAAGTGAACGTTTCCCTATGGAATCCTATAGGGTCAACAATGAATCGAACGATGAAAACATCATGGGCATTTTTGTAAGTATAAGTAACGCTGTCATGACGTTTTCAGGGCATGTGGTCTTACTCGTGGACACGGTTTTGGATGAATTATTTTCGCTTAATCCGATTGAACGATTTGCAGGGGCGATTAATCTAATCTCCCAATCCATTTATGACACCTTACAGGAACGCTTTGGTCAATTATTGTTTCTTATCGCGATGGGATATATCACGTTTGTGATTGTCACAAAGGCATCCTTTCGAGAAGCCATCCGTCGTTTTATGTTATTTATCGGTGTGTTGATCTTTGCTGGGTTTTGGATGTTGAACAGTGGCTTTTTTATGCAGACGTTTAATGCGCTGTCTTTAGAGATGCAAGGGCACTTGATTGACGCCGGCAGTGGGATGTTTCATATGGTTGATGGCGATGGGGTGTATGACCAGTCCGGGGACATTGATGTGGAAGACCCGATGGATGGCACAATTGCCATGATGCGTAATGTCTATTTTGAACTGGCGATGAAACGCCCCTATATGATCGTTAATTATGGCGAAACGAGCGAAAATGCAGTCAATGAAAATGATGCGGCAGATACAGAAGACTATGGCGGCAGCCAGTATAATCGTTTTGATCGACTTTTAGCGTTTGATTCCACGGAAGATGGACAGGCATTAAAGCAACAATATGTCGAGGAGGAAGAGGTGGATCAAAACGAGAATTCGTCGATGGGTTCAGGGGCCGTCTTTACCCAGCTGGGGCAAGTGCTGATTGGTTTACTGGTCGCCCTTTTTCTTGGGATTCCATTTACGGTTTTGGGCTTTTTAAATTTCTTGTTGCAGTTGATCGCGTTAGCCTTGGCCTTTTTCCTTCCGTTTTCCTTGATCCTGTCGTATATTCCGCACTTTGCGTATAGCGGTTTTAAGACCTTTTTTAAATTGTTGACGGTATTTTTAGTGAAAGCCATGTTGGGGCTGATCGTCGCGTTTGTCTATGTTTTGACGTTTGTCGTGGAAACCATGGTACCGCCGGATACGTTTGGGTTGTATTTGGCGAATGTCACGGTGTTGATCTTCTTGCTTATGCTTCTCATGAAAAAGCGAGACGCTTTGGTGAAATTGATCACGGCCGGACGTGTGCAGTCGTTGGACGGCCAATTTATGAATCAAGTGAATCAACGTATGGTCAACCCTGCGATGGATAAAGTCGGAAAAACGGTGTCCGCGTTTAATCCAACCGCCGGAATGATGATCCATAAAATGAATCGAATGCGCCAACCATCAACGGAAAGGCCTACGCCCCGTTCATCGTCGAATGCGGCGTCCAGCCAAGAAACCATGGATCCGCAAAGCCAAGAGCAACGGGCTTCTCAAATGGATCAACGTTTAGAAGACGATCAACCGTCTAATCGTCAATATCATCAACCAGAAGAACGTCGCCCGCAAAAGGATCAGAAAGAGAAAAAACAGAAGAAAAAGGAAAAACGAGGCGACGAGAAGAAAAGCGATGCGTCGAAAGAAGCGTCTCGTCCCGATAACAAGAAACGGAACAAAGATGGGTCAACGAAAAGGAGACATAAGCGTCGGTCTGATTTAGAAGATCGTCCGAAAAAACGTTCATCGAAGGATCATGCGGATGTAAACCAAAAGGAAAAACGAGGCGATGAGAAGAAACAGAATGCACCGAAAGAAGCATCACGTTCCGGTAACAAGCAACGGAACAAAAAGGGTTCAACGAAAGGGAAACGTCGGTCCGATTCATCTAATCACCGGAAGAAACATGCATCGGAGCATCATGTGAACATGAACCCAAAGGAAAAACGGGGACAACCATCGCCGAAGAAAAATCAAAGCCAAAAGGGAAATGACCACCCGAAACGCACCCCGCAAGGGAGAAAGGATGAAAAGGTTGAAAAGGAACTAAAACCGGTTGATCAAAAGGACAATCATTAA
- a CDS encoding conjugal transfer protein has protein sequence MRVIFNYRQALREPKKIQQITENYSLPFSIEFIPAMNFLIFMAMTAGVLYGIHAVFPFALEWTFVIFLIGIPLMLTALVKKIQPDGKNIYLYIYDFFKYLVSVKIPNKRLCHDRPVAWMKDARIQFRQCVKVVRKKHGRIKNTDQNDDGEFIVNEHGRRVGVLSYSKHVDSQAE, from the coding sequence ATGCGCGTCATTTTTAACTATCGGCAGGCCTTGCGAGAACCGAAAAAAATCCAACAAATCACGGAAAACTATTCGTTGCCATTTTCGATTGAATTCATCCCTGCGATGAATTTTTTAATTTTTATGGCCATGACAGCCGGTGTGCTTTATGGCATTCATGCGGTTTTTCCGTTTGCATTGGAATGGACATTTGTCATCTTTCTGATTGGGATTCCACTTATGTTAACGGCGTTAGTGAAAAAAATACAGCCCGATGGGAAAAACATTTATCTGTATATCTATGATTTTTTCAAGTATTTGGTCAGCGTGAAAATCCCGAACAAACGGCTTTGCCATGATCGGCCCGTGGCATGGATGAAGGATGCCAGGATTCAATTTCGTCAATGTGTGAAAGTGGTGAGAAAGAAACATGGGCGTATTAAAAACACCGATCAAAACGATGATGGGGAATTTATTGTTAACGAGCACGGGCGACGTGTGGGCGTTCTATCGTATTCAAAGCACGTCGATTCCCAAGCAGAATGA
- a CDS encoding superoxide dismutase family protein, whose protein sequence is MFYNHLYYNYRVKAVYAEVNGGPLAPDIRGVVSFQQVPGGTMVCAQIYGLPPYRPAQGNKDPIGPHGFHLHENGSCQVGDQQDPFQAAGEHWNPTNQPHGNHAGDFPVLFSNNGYAYTCFFTNKFNAADVIGKAVIIHQNPDDYRTQPAGDAGKRLACGLIHAS, encoded by the coding sequence ATGTTTTACAACCATTTATATTACAATTACCGGGTGAAGGCAGTTTACGCAGAAGTTAACGGCGGCCCTCTAGCCCCTGATATCAGGGGTGTCGTATCTTTTCAACAAGTCCCGGGAGGAACGATGGTTTGTGCGCAAATTTACGGGCTCCCACCTTATCGACCTGCTCAGGGAAACAAGGACCCGATTGGTCCGCACGGGTTTCATCTCCATGAAAACGGCAGCTGTCAAGTAGGAGATCAACAAGATCCTTTTCAAGCCGCAGGAGAGCACTGGAACCCGACAAATCAACCACACGGCAATCATGCCGGCGATTTCCCAGTTCTCTTTTCCAATAACGGTTATGCGTATACATGTTTTTTTACCAATAAATTTAACGCAGCCGATGTGATCGGAAAAGCAGTCATCATTCATCAGAACCCCGACGATTACCGTACACAACCGGCAGGAGATGCTGGAAAACGATTGGCTTGCGGCTTGATTCATGCTTCGTGA
- a CDS encoding conjugal transfer protein, with translation MKASFKHVWERMKRRKANIHRPPKEKSSLKKDTSRRTAIAVWTLIGGLLFFSMLAVMLSMNTRSTFNDLRAAVVDDDHEQEEEDSDMDVVTADAFLSDFVEAYINVRDDSEALDERRGALEPFMASMEADDEWDMYDVDMDGERRLEHANLFHVDETDDGGVFQYEVTYINEYDDESEEKTLLLHVPLAETDGQYAVTGEPYFTQVYDLDASITLADEERNMDAYVGDEQGAILAFLDDFFEEYASGDEDDLNYMMSDPESLNGAFVYEGMANETLEQQEDGFLVHTEVQMVEEVTGLAYAFDVALYLEEMNGNYMVTQMDYE, from the coding sequence TTGAAAGCGTCATTCAAACATGTATGGGAGCGGATGAAACGGCGGAAAGCAAACATTCATCGTCCGCCAAAAGAAAAATCGAGCCTGAAAAAAGATACGTCGAGACGGACAGCGATCGCTGTTTGGACCCTCATCGGCGGATTACTATTTTTCTCTATGCTTGCCGTGATGCTTTCGATGAATACCCGTTCTACGTTCAATGATCTACGTGCAGCGGTCGTTGATGATGATCATGAACAAGAAGAAGAAGATTCGGACATGGATGTTGTCACGGCGGACGCCTTTTTAAGCGATTTTGTGGAAGCGTATATCAATGTGAGGGATGATTCGGAAGCGTTAGACGAACGGCGTGGCGCATTAGAACCCTTTATGGCTTCGATGGAAGCGGATGATGAATGGGATATGTATGACGTGGATATGGACGGGGAACGACGACTCGAACATGCGAATTTGTTTCATGTTGATGAGACGGATGATGGAGGCGTTTTTCAATATGAGGTCACTTATATCAATGAATACGACGATGAAAGCGAAGAAAAAACGTTGCTTCTTCATGTCCCACTGGCCGAAACAGATGGGCAATATGCGGTGACGGGGGAACCGTATTTTACGCAAGTGTATGATTTGGATGCTTCTATCACGCTTGCAGATGAAGAAAGAAACATGGATGCGTATGTGGGGGATGAGCAGGGAGCCATTCTCGCCTTTCTGGATGATTTTTTTGAGGAATATGCGTCGGGGGACGAAGACGATTTAAATTATATGATGAGTGACCCTGAAAGTTTAAACGGGGCTTTCGTTTATGAAGGCATGGCGAATGAAACGTTGGAGCAACAAGAGGATGGCTTTTTGGTCCATACAGAGGTTCAGATGGTCGAAGAGGTGACAGGCCTTGCGTATGCCTTTGATGTAGCTCTTTATTTGGAAGAGATGAACGGAAACTATATGGTGACGCAAATGGATTATGAGTAA